The Vannielia litorea genome segment TGCCTGTGGCGGGGGCACCTTGCCCCCTCCCCCCGGAACGTGGTCAAATCACTTGACCAATTCCGGGGGGCTTTTTCATGCCGTTCCAGCCTGTCAATGCCGCACGCCTGAGTGAGGCGGTGGTGGAGCAGATCGAGCTGCTGATCCTGCGGGGCGTGTTGCGCCCCGGCGAGCGGCTGCCGGCCGAGCGCGAGCTGGCCGAGCGCATGGGCGTGTCGCGCCCCTCGCTGCGCGAGGCCTTGGGCGCATTGCAGGAAAAGGGGCTGCTGGAAGCCCGCGCAGGCGCGGGCGTGTTCGTGGCCGAGGGGCTACGCTCGGTCTTTCCGCCCGCGCTGGTGAAGCTCTTTGCCGGGCATCGTGAGGCGGTGGCCGATTACATCGGCTTTCGCCGTGACCTTGAGGGGCAGGCCGCCGAGCGGGCCGCCGTGCGCGGCACCGAGGGTGACCACGCGGTGATCGCCGCCGCGCTTGCCGCGATGGAAGAGGCGCATGGCCGCCGCTCCACCCCCGAGGAGGAGGCGGAGCTGGACGCGGGCTTTCACATGGCGATCCTCGAGGCCGCGCATAACGTGGTGCTGCTGCACATGATGCGGGCGATGTTTGGGCTGCTGCGCGAGGGCGTGTTCTACAACCGGCAGATCATGTTCCGGAACCAGCCGACGCGGGAGCGGTTGCTGGCGCAGCACCGCGAGATTGCCGCCGCCGTGCTGGCCCGCGATCCGGGCGCGGCGCGGGCGGCGGTGGAGGCGCATCTGGATTTCGTCGAGCAGGCCCTTGCCGAGCAGGTGAAGGCCGAGGCCCACGAGGCCGTGGCCCGGCAGCGGCTGGAGCGGTAGGCAAAAGGTCTGCCAGATCGGGACGAGCACCGGCTTAGGCGAAACGGTCCTGCCACGTGGGCAGGGTGTCTCCCTTGGCGGGCGTGGCGTGGTAGACGCCGCGGGCGATGGCGCGGGCGAGGCAGGTGGCAGCGGCATGGCCGATGCGCAGCGCGTCCCAGTCCG includes the following:
- a CDS encoding FadR/GntR family transcriptional regulator, coding for MPFQPVNAARLSEAVVEQIELLILRGVLRPGERLPAERELAERMGVSRPSLREALGALQEKGLLEARAGAGVFVAEGLRSVFPPALVKLFAGHREAVADYIGFRRDLEGQAAERAAVRGTEGDHAVIAAALAAMEEAHGRRSTPEEEAELDAGFHMAILEAAHNVVLLHMMRAMFGLLREGVFYNRQIMFRNQPTRERLLAQHREIAAAVLARDPGAARAAVEAHLDFVEQALAEQVKAEAHEAVARQRLER